The stretch of DNA AATCTCTTTGTTGGATCTGCGTCTGCAAAGTGGGCACTTTTGGCACCAATATTTGTCCCTATGTTAATGCAGGTCGGGATCTCGCCAGATTTGACGCAGGCGGCTTATCGGGTTGGAGATTCTTCTTCCAATATCGTCACGCCACTTATGCCGTATTTTCCCCTAGTGGTGGTTTACTGTCAGAAATATTTCAAGCAGACGGGAATTGGGACATTAACTTCCATCATGATTCCTTATTCAGTCACGTTTCTGATTGCCTGGACAGTGTTTCTCGTTTTTTATTGGGTATTGGGGATTCCTTTAGGATTGGGATCATCCTATGTTTACCCACCAGTCTAATGTCCATTGGATCAGAATTTGGACGAATCGTTCGTGGTATGTTTCAAGGATTCATGCGCTCACTGCTTCGGAGTCTATTCCGGCGGTAATTATTTTGTCCGTGTAGAGTCCACCGGATCAATAAGTTCGAAGCGAACCGGAAGACGCATCCGGATTCTTGCAGATTTACCCAGATGTCGGCCGGGGATAAATCGCGTTCGACGCAATGCTTGTACGGCAGCAGAATCAAGCAAAGCGTGCAAGGGATGAGAGACTAGAATGTTACTTACTGTACCATCTGGATTAACGGTGAATGTGAGTGTCACCTTGCCCTCAATTTCTTGGACTATAGCTTCTTGAGGATAATCAATCAGAATGTAGTATGCTCCCAGTCCACCTTGTATTTGTGGCATAATTTCCGCATAATTCAGTACAGGAATAGAAGAAGTATTAAGAGGGTGTGGCTGGGAGATTTCGGGAATCGTGTCCTCATGAGCGATGATTTCATTAGACTCAATAGTGACGGCATCTGTCCCGGCATTGGATCCGATTGGCTTTATGTCGGTAGCGGGGGGTAGGTATATTTTCCGTTCAATTTCCGTACTGATGCCATGAGGCTTGAGACTCAGTCTCCATGATTTTGGAGCGGGATCGAAGCGCAGTGGGATCTTGAAG from Rhodothermaceae bacterium encodes:
- a CDS encoding energy transducer TonB; this encodes MSTLLQRVEHLTPMDSNQIQNSYYHLRFMVALAISLALITLCFKIPLRFDPAPKSWRLSLKPHGISTEIERKIYLPPATDIKPIGSNAGTDAVTIESNEIIAHEDTIPEISQPHPLNTSSIPVLNYAEIMPQIQGGLGAYYILIDYPQEAIVQEIEGKVTLTFTVNPDGTVSNILVSHPLHALLDSAAVQALRRTRFIPGRHLGKSARIRMRLPVRFELIDPVDSTRTK